In one Salipiger abyssi genomic region, the following are encoded:
- a CDS encoding PAS domain-containing hybrid sensor histidine kinase/response regulator encodes MLAAVGLLCVLAITFLVSEIVQEMRFLNSASSDNVHWVLSQAEVEFLEFHNAIDLARQSDDPQALEHVVVEFDVFYSRMMTLGTGSLYADLRAIGNFGYPVSVIREKLDAMIPLIDGSRADLRAGLGTLAAEADEIRPLLRRVATTGLQFFAERSDESRSSVAVTMLRLALITVALVLALVVLLSHTRRVSNQTERRGQELADAYARLNTILQTSLDAVVVSDLQGKILNFNAAAERIFQYSRDEVIGRNIAEVLIPDDYRAAHAAGMARMRDTGEHRVVGHGRIRLESKRRNGQIFPVELAIEKAQAGEEEVMVAFLRDISHRVASEKELVEARDKALAGEKAKAEFLAMMTHEIRTPLNGLLGNLALLDKTALSPAQGRYVRNMQISGGVLMHHVDTVLDVARFESGVSVAREEVVHLGELFQNIVDSQASAAEANGNQMLWGWVGEPAEWVRIDASRLRQVLLNLVGNATKFTRDGRILIEAERSAEATGEMLEIRVIDSGIGISEEDQERVFNDFQTVGDANFAGQAGTGLGLGIARRFVEAMGGEIGVESTPGEGSVFWLRVPLVLADGSGQPEQHSAPAPETPGRDILLVEDNEINLELAREMLTGLGHRVTEARDGEQAVAAASGHRFDLILMDIRMPRLDGLGATRAIRSGAGASRDVPIVALSANVLPEARDSFTEAGMSGFLPKPLTEDGLLQVIARFCSSAKPAPEPAPQPPEPEISPMDRLRRRYEDETRTLFDWLATGPADRAEIAHRAHQVAGSAAAFGQSELREALVAVEMAADRNAPELGATIAAARAAWENAPAPTLS; translated from the coding sequence TTGCTGGCTGCGGTCGGTCTGCTTTGCGTGCTCGCGATCACCTTTCTGGTGTCCGAGATCGTGCAGGAGATGCGCTTTCTCAATTCCGCCAGCTCCGACAATGTGCACTGGGTGCTGTCGCAGGCCGAGGTGGAGTTTCTGGAGTTTCACAACGCCATCGACCTCGCGCGGCAGAGCGACGATCCGCAGGCGCTGGAACATGTCGTCGTCGAGTTCGACGTGTTCTACAGCCGCATGATGACGCTCGGCACCGGCTCGCTCTATGCCGATCTGCGCGCCATCGGGAATTTCGGCTATCCGGTCTCGGTCATCCGCGAAAAGCTCGACGCGATGATCCCGCTCATCGACGGCAGTAGGGCCGATCTGCGCGCCGGGCTCGGCACGCTGGCGGCGGAGGCCGACGAAATCCGCCCGCTGCTGCGGCGGGTGGCGACGACCGGGCTCCAGTTCTTTGCCGAACGCTCGGACGAAAGCCGCAGCTCGGTGGCGGTCACCATGCTGCGGCTGGCGCTGATCACCGTGGCGCTGGTGCTGGCGCTGGTCGTGCTGCTGAGCCACACGCGGCGCGTCAGCAACCAGACCGAGCGGCGCGGCCAGGAGCTGGCGGATGCCTATGCGCGGCTGAACACGATCCTGCAAACCTCGCTGGATGCGGTGGTGGTGTCGGACCTTCAGGGCAAGATCCTCAATTTCAACGCCGCTGCCGAGCGGATCTTTCAGTACAGCCGCGACGAGGTGATCGGCCGCAACATCGCCGAGGTTCTCATCCCCGACGATTACCGCGCCGCCCATGCGGCGGGCATGGCGCGGATGCGAGACACCGGCGAGCACCGGGTTGTCGGGCATGGCCGCATCCGCCTCGAATCGAAACGGCGCAACGGTCAGATCTTCCCGGTCGAGCTGGCCATCGAAAAGGCACAGGCGGGCGAGGAAGAGGTAATGGTCGCCTTCCTGCGCGACATCTCGCACCGCGTCGCCTCGGAAAAGGAGCTGGTCGAGGCGCGTGACAAGGCGCTGGCCGGGGAAAAGGCCAAGGCCGAGTTCCTTGCCATGATGACCCACGAGATCCGCACGCCGCTGAACGGGCTGCTGGGCAATCTCGCGCTGCTGGACAAGACCGCTCTCTCCCCCGCGCAGGGCCGCTATGTCCGCAATATGCAGATCTCGGGCGGCGTGCTGATGCACCATGTCGATACCGTGCTGGATGTGGCGCGATTCGAATCCGGCGTCTCCGTCGCACGGGAGGAAGTCGTGCATCTCGGCGAGCTGTTCCAGAACATCGTGGATTCGCAGGCCAGCGCCGCCGAGGCCAATGGCAACCAGATGCTCTGGGGCTGGGTTGGCGAACCGGCGGAGTGGGTGCGGATCGACGCCTCGCGGCTGCGGCAGGTGCTGCTCAACCTCGTGGGCAACGCCACCAAGTTCACCCGCGACGGGCGTATCCTGATCGAGGCGGAGCGCTCTGCCGAGGCGACGGGAGAGATGCTGGAGATCCGGGTGATCGATTCCGGCATCGGCATTTCCGAAGAGGATCAGGAGCGGGTCTTCAACGATTTCCAGACGGTGGGCGACGCGAATTTCGCCGGGCAGGCCGGCACTGGGCTGGGGCTTGGCATCGCGCGGCGCTTTGTCGAGGCGATGGGCGGCGAGATCGGGGTGGAAAGCACCCCCGGCGAGGGCAGCGTATTCTGGCTGCGCGTGCCGCTGGTTCTTGCCGACGGTTCCGGACAGCCGGAGCAACACTCCGCACCCGCGCCTGAAACGCCCGGTCGCGACATCCTTCTGGTCGAGGATAACGAGATCAATCTGGAGCTGGCGCGCGAGATGCTGACGGGCCTCGGCCACCGGGTGACCGAAGCCCGCGACGGCGAGCAGGCGGTGGCCGCCGCGAGCGGGCACCGGTTCGACCTCATACTGATGGATATCCGCATGCCCCGGCTCGACGGGCTCGGCGCCACCCGCGCCATCCGTTCGGGTGCCGGTGCCAGCCGCGACGTGCCCATCGTGGCACTCTCGGCGAATGTGCTGCCCGAAGCGCGAGACAGCTTTACCGAGGCCGGCATGTCGGGCTTCCTGCCGAAACCGCTGACCGAGGACGGGCTGCTCCAGGTCATCGCCCGCTTCTGCTCCAGCGCAAAGCCGGCGCCCGAACCCGCGCCTCAGCCGCCTGAACCAGAAATCAGCCCGATGGACAGGCTGCGCCGCCGCTACGAGGACGAAACCCGCACGCTCTTCGACTGGCTCGCCACCGGTCCTGCCGACCGGGCAGAGATCGCCCATCGGGCGCATCAGGTGGCGGGCAGCGCGGCGGCCTTCGGGCAATCGGAGCTGCGCGAGGCGCTGGTGGCGGTCGAAATGGCGGCGGATCGCAATGCACCGGAACTGGGAGCCACCATCGCGGCGGCCCGCGCCGCCTGGGAAAACGCGCCCGCGCCGACGCTTTCCTGA
- a CDS encoding polysaccharide biosynthesis/export family protein — protein MASARTILLGTCLSLGLTAGCGPAPSPENIGQIRAGGGYQAQYRDPVTSTQSEPLLLSERMNAEKCRPWDRAGGKGGGLVATALRGERLSRNDLVDIRVSDDETFNGDYVVSRDGSLKLPFLPPIPAQGQRPEDVEAALARLLVSEGFYDEAPRISVRLADFASISVAVSGAVFEPHAVEIGNRGADDRDTLRQNALGASTEARNLSAALRSVGGVRPDADLSAVELRRGGKSYHLDMRGVFEGQHAVDVMLLTGDEITVPSRQCFQDDLMRPGPVSPPGVSLFLSNLTQPATGNAPSAIGREVREVPYGTRFMQAVIDTNCVGGTRATSAHRSAILFTRNPMTGVSTVIERNIEDMLRRADRDDYDPYLLPGDSIACYDSSVTNLAEAAGVVGAVAAAGTVLGQ, from the coding sequence ATGGCGTCTGCTCGAACCATTCTGCTCGGCACCTGTCTGAGCCTCGGCCTCACCGCCGGCTGCGGCCCCGCGCCCTCGCCCGAGAATATCGGCCAGATCCGCGCGGGCGGTGGCTATCAGGCGCAGTATCGCGACCCGGTGACTTCCACCCAATCCGAGCCGCTGCTGCTCTCGGAGCGGATGAATGCCGAGAAATGCCGCCCGTGGGACCGCGCCGGCGGCAAGGGTGGCGGGCTTGTCGCCACGGCGCTGCGCGGCGAGCGGCTCTCGCGCAACGATCTGGTGGATATCCGCGTCAGCGACGACGAGACCTTCAACGGCGATTACGTCGTGTCGCGTGATGGCAGCCTCAAGCTGCCCTTCCTGCCGCCGATCCCCGCGCAGGGGCAGCGCCCCGAGGATGTCGAGGCCGCGCTGGCCCGGCTGCTGGTGAGCGAGGGGTTCTATGACGAGGCGCCGCGCATTTCCGTGCGGCTGGCGGATTTCGCCAGCATCAGTGTTGCCGTCTCCGGCGCGGTGTTCGAGCCGCATGCGGTCGAGATCGGCAACAGAGGCGCCGACGACCGCGACACGCTGCGCCAGAATGCGCTCGGCGCCTCCACCGAGGCGCGCAACCTCTCGGCGGCGCTGCGCTCGGTCGGCGGCGTGCGGCCCGATGCGGATCTCTCGGCGGTCGAACTGCGGCGCGGCGGTAAAAGCTATCATCTCGACATGCGCGGCGTGTTCGAGGGGCAGCACGCGGTCGATGTGATGCTGCTCACCGGCGACGAGATCACCGTGCCCTCGCGCCAGTGCTTTCAGGACGATCTCATGCGCCCCGGCCCGGTGAGCCCGCCGGGCGTGTCGCTGTTCCTCTCCAACCTGACACAACCCGCCACCGGCAACGCCCCCTCGGCCATCGGGCGCGAGGTGCGCGAGGTGCCCTATGGCACGCGATTCATGCAGGCGGTGATCGACACCAATTGTGTGGGCGGCACGCGGGCGACCAGCGCGCACCGCTCGGCGATCCTGTTCACGCGCAACCCGATGACCGGCGTTTCGACGGTGATCGAGCGCAATATCGAGGACATGCTGCGCCGCGCCGACCGCGACGATTACGACCCTTACCTGCTGCCCGGCGATTCCATCGCCTGCTATGACAGCAGCGTCACCAACCTGGCCGAAGCCGCCGGTGTGGTGGGGGCGGTGGCCGCCGCGGGGACGGTGCTCGGGCAGTAG
- a CDS encoding oligosaccharide flippase family protein — protein sequence MLSHLLAYGASEIATKLSRLGVVIAVARTLDAAEIGVAAAALATGDLLKSLTENGVGQRIIAASQAELSATCNRAHGLFWVWCLGLFAVQALIAGAVWMLTGNPALAALILVLAGEYLFMPGGLVQTGLALRAGKLKQTAAIAGGQAVMANLMSVALALVWPSALALVLPRLLTAPFWLLSMRRLHPWSHDPEAGKAPIRPFIGFGAPILGTEIVKTARLHADKLIVGALLGPEILGLYFMAFNAGLSLATSFSAAFAAVLFPHLCTGADRAAAMRQGLAVSIGLVAPAVVLQAVLAPWYVPLLLGEGWDGLAEPVSILCLVAIPTMLWTATAGWLRAENRPLAELRGTAILTAAMIANTVIAAPYGLTALAWGYLATACVTMLMLSRPALSLALFPANRSA from the coding sequence ATGCTGAGCCACCTGCTGGCCTACGGCGCCTCCGAGATCGCGACAAAGCTGTCGCGCCTGGGCGTGGTCATCGCCGTGGCGCGCACCCTCGACGCCGCCGAGATCGGCGTGGCCGCCGCCGCGCTCGCCACCGGCGACCTGCTGAAATCGCTGACCGAAAACGGTGTCGGACAGCGCATCATCGCGGCCTCGCAAGCCGAGCTCTCGGCCACCTGCAACCGCGCGCACGGGCTGTTCTGGGTCTGGTGCCTTGGGCTCTTCGCCGTGCAGGCGCTGATCGCCGGGGCGGTCTGGATGCTCACCGGCAATCCCGCGCTCGCCGCGCTGATCCTGGTGCTGGCCGGCGAATACCTCTTCATGCCGGGCGGGCTGGTGCAGACCGGGCTGGCGCTGCGTGCCGGCAAGCTGAAACAGACCGCCGCCATCGCCGGCGGTCAGGCGGTCATGGCCAACCTGATGTCGGTGGCGCTGGCGCTGGTCTGGCCCTCGGCGCTGGCGCTGGTGCTGCCGCGCCTGCTCACCGCGCCGTTCTGGCTGCTCTCGATGCGCCGCCTGCACCCCTGGTCGCACGACCCCGAGGCCGGCAAGGCGCCGATCCGCCCCTTCATCGGCTTCGGCGCCCCGATCCTCGGCACCGAGATCGTCAAGACCGCGCGTCTGCATGCCGACAAGCTGATCGTCGGCGCGCTGCTCGGACCGGAGATCCTCGGGCTCTATTTCATGGCCTTCAACGCCGGCCTCAGCCTCGCCACCTCCTTCTCCGCCGCCTTCGCCGCCGTGCTCTTCCCGCATCTCTGCACCGGGGCCGACCGCGCCGCCGCCATGCGTCAGGGGCTCGCCGTCTCCATCGGCCTCGTCGCCCCGGCGGTCGTCCTTCAGGCGGTGCTGGCGCCCTGGTACGTGCCGCTGCTGCTGGGCGAGGGCTGGGACGGGCTGGCCGAGCCGGTGTCGATCCTCTGCCTCGTCGCCATCCCGACCATGCTCTGGACCGCCACCGCCGGCTGGCTGCGCGCCGAGAACCGCCCGCTGGCCGAGCTGCGAGGCACCGCCATCCTCACCGCCGCGATGATCGCGAACACGGTGATCGCCGCGCCCTACGGCCTGACCGCCCTCGCCTGGGGTTACCTCGCGACCGCCTGCGTCACCATGCTGATGCTGTCGCGCCCTGCCCTGTCCCTCGCCCTTTTCCCCGCAAACCGGAGTGCCTGA
- a CDS encoding glycosyltransferase family 2 protein, giving the protein MPLISVIIPVYNAAETLELTIAALQAQSFTDWEAILVEDRSSDESLQVAEMLRDEDPRLTLLHNPGKGPSTARNFGALGCARGEILAFCDADDLWEPGKLADVAEALTEGSADAVFGVTGFFRDDPAEIRSRSTMPAGPVTVSMLMGENPVCTLSNLSLRRSVFAALGGFREDMVHNEDLEFLIRLVGRGRRLEGIDADHVRYRLSPSGLSADLDAMRAGREEALRTAAAFGHPTEPRAEAIHLRYLARRALRLGAPTALVRRLVIEGCRANARAFLLPARRGALVALAATLLPVLPRPLRRALFSN; this is encoded by the coding sequence ATGCCGCTGATTTCCGTGATCATCCCCGTCTACAACGCCGCAGAGACCCTGGAGCTGACAATCGCCGCGCTGCAAGCCCAGAGCTTCACCGACTGGGAGGCGATCCTCGTCGAAGACCGCTCCAGCGACGAGAGCTTGCAGGTGGCCGAAATGCTCCGGGACGAAGATCCCCGCCTGACGCTGCTGCATAACCCCGGCAAGGGGCCGAGCACCGCCCGCAACTTCGGCGCGCTGGGTTGCGCCAGGGGCGAGATCCTTGCCTTCTGCGACGCCGACGACCTCTGGGAGCCGGGCAAGCTGGCCGATGTGGCCGAGGCGCTGACCGAAGGGTCCGCCGATGCGGTCTTCGGTGTGACCGGGTTCTTTCGCGACGACCCGGCGGAGATTCGCAGCCGCTCCACCATGCCTGCCGGGCCGGTCACCGTCTCGATGCTGATGGGCGAAAACCCGGTCTGCACGCTGTCGAACCTGTCGCTGCGCCGCTCGGTCTTTGCCGCGCTCGGCGGGTTCCGCGAGGACATGGTGCATAACGAGGATCTGGAATTCCTGATCCGTCTGGTGGGCCGGGGCCGCCGGCTCGAAGGGATCGACGCCGATCATGTCCGCTATCGCCTCAGCCCCAGCGGCCTTTCCGCCGATCTCGACGCGATGCGCGCCGGGCGGGAAGAGGCGCTGCGCACGGCGGCGGCCTTCGGCCATCCGACCGAGCCGCGCGCCGAGGCGATCCACCTGCGCTACCTTGCCCGCCGCGCGCTGCGGCTGGGCGCACCGACGGCGCTCGTGCGCCGGCTGGTGATCGAGGGCTGCCGCGCCAATGCCCGCGCCTTCCTGCTGCCCGCCCGGCGCGGCGCGCTCGTCGCGCTCGCCGCCACCCTCCTGCCCGTCCTGCCGCGCCCCCTGCGCCGCGCCCTGTTCTCGAACTGA
- a CDS encoding glycosyltransferase family 2 protein, translated as MPYASIVVPAYNAARTLSETLRSLSAQSFRDLEIVVVDDGSTDSTAGIARLHAAQDPRIRLVRQFNRGLAGARNSGIAASTGALIGFCDADDLWLPGKLAAHVMHLDGAPDVGLSYSGSALIDEHSHRMGHAQRPRLRDVSSAHVFKRNPVGNGSAPVIRREMLDAVAWRPAVEIQRDWVFDETFRQSEDIECWLRLCLRTDWMIEGVPGLLTEYRVSGNGLSANVEAQLASWERMVTKLRPLAPEFFARHEPAARAYQLRYLARRAVSSGDGAAACDLIARAFAHSRTPIAEEPLRSLTTWAAAHATARFGNAPMRLARAVLSAART; from the coding sequence ATGCCCTACGCCTCCATCGTCGTCCCCGCCTACAACGCCGCCCGCACCCTTTCGGAAACGCTGCGCTCGCTCAGCGCGCAGAGCTTCCGCGATCTGGAAATCGTGGTGGTCGATGACGGCTCGACCGACAGCACCGCCGGGATCGCCCGCCTGCATGCGGCGCAGGACCCGCGCATCCGGCTGGTGCGCCAGTTCAACCGGGGCCTCGCCGGCGCGCGCAACAGCGGCATCGCCGCCAGCACCGGCGCGCTGATCGGGTTTTGCGACGCCGACGATCTCTGGCTGCCGGGCAAGCTTGCCGCCCATGTGATGCATCTCGACGGCGCGCCGGATGTCGGGCTGAGCTATTCCGGCTCGGCGCTGATCGACGAGCACTCCCACCGCATGGGCCATGCGCAGCGCCCGCGCCTGCGCGACGTGAGCTCCGCGCATGTGTTCAAGCGCAACCCGGTGGGCAACGGCTCGGCCCCGGTGATCCGGCGCGAGATGCTCGACGCCGTCGCCTGGCGCCCGGCGGTCGAGATCCAGCGCGACTGGGTCTTTGACGAGACCTTCCGCCAGTCCGAGGATATCGAGTGCTGGCTGCGGCTCTGCCTGCGCACCGACTGGATGATCGAGGGCGTGCCCGGCCTGCTTACAGAATACCGGGTCAGCGGCAACGGCCTCTCGGCCAATGTCGAGGCGCAGCTTGCCTCCTGGGAGCGGATGGTGACCAAGCTGCGCCCGCTCGCGCCGGAATTCTTTGCCAGGCACGAGCCCGCCGCCCGCGCCTATCAACTGCGCTATCTGGCGCGGCGCGCGGTGAGCAGCGGCGACGGTGCCGCCGCCTGCGATCTGATCGCCCGCGCCTTCGCGCACTCCCGCACACCCATCGCCGAGGAGCCCCTGCGCAGCCTCACCACCTGGGCCGCGGCCCATGCCACCGCCCGTTTCGGCAATGCGCCGATGCGGCTCGCCCGCGCGGTCCTGTCCGCCGCCCGTACCTGA
- a CDS encoding glycosyltransferase yields the protein MTDMPRILHLVDDATPGGITRVLDHIRSCPLMAQTARHELWTVARNAALPRCDADMIVSHLSLSWRGLPALISLRARHPGTPLVHVEHSYTEAFTALNVRAKLRFFTMLRTAYALFDRVVAVSEAQGAWLTRRRLVPAGALRVIPPVVDLAGFRALPAPQGAPRVIGAIGRLHRQKGFDILIQAFRQLPDAGLALHIHGSGPEEAALRALAEGDPRIRFFGHSGQPEKVMASVDLVAMPSRWEAFGLVALEARSAGRPVLCPRLDGLATSAGADGLFVTGHGIDAWARALQRALAATDSTPDRAAGCEAVFAEGWAELIASCCGHAKRAPQSAGAGAAPGTLIAAGLS from the coding sequence ATGACCGACATGCCCCGCATCCTGCACCTCGTCGATGATGCCACCCCGGGCGGCATCACCCGCGTGCTCGACCATATCCGCAGCTGCCCGCTGATGGCGCAGACCGCCCGGCACGAGCTCTGGACCGTCGCCCGCAACGCCGCGCTGCCGCGTTGCGATGCGGACATGATCGTCTCGCATCTGAGCCTGAGCTGGCGCGGCCTGCCGGCGCTGATCTCGCTGCGCGCGCGTCACCCGGGCACCCCGCTGGTGCATGTGGAGCACAGCTATACCGAGGCCTTCACCGCGCTCAACGTCCGTGCCAAGCTGCGGTTCTTCACCATGCTGCGCACCGCCTATGCGCTTTTCGACCGGGTTGTCGCGGTGAGTGAGGCGCAGGGCGCATGGCTCACCCGTCGCCGTCTCGTGCCCGCCGGTGCGTTGCGGGTGATCCCGCCGGTGGTGGATCTCGCGGGGTTCCGCGCGCTGCCCGCGCCGCAGGGCGCGCCGCGCGTCATCGGCGCCATCGGGCGGCTGCACCGTCAGAAGGGCTTCGACATTCTCATCCAGGCCTTCCGCCAGCTGCCCGATGCCGGGCTGGCGCTGCATATCCACGGCTCCGGCCCGGAAGAGGCGGCGCTGCGCGCGCTGGCCGAGGGCGATCCGCGCATCCGGTTCTTTGGCCATTCGGGCCAGCCCGAAAAGGTGATGGCCTCGGTCGATCTGGTGGCCATGCCGTCGCGCTGGGAAGCCTTCGGTCTGGTGGCGCTCGAGGCGCGCTCCGCCGGGCGGCCTGTGCTCTGCCCGCGCCTGGACGGGCTCGCCACGAGCGCCGGAGCGGACGGGCTCTTTGTGACGGGCCACGGTATCGACGCCTGGGCTCGCGCCTTGCAGCGCGCCCTTGCCGCGACCGACAGCACCCCCGACCGCGCCGCCGGTTGCGAGGCGGTCTTTGCCGAGGGTTGGGCGGAGCTCATCGCCTC